In Pyrenophora tritici-repentis strain M4 chromosome 6, whole genome shotgun sequence, the DNA window AATAAAAAGAGAGgagtataaaagaagatCGTTAGAAATTAAGATAAAGTAGATAAGGAAAGAGGTATATTAAAAGAAAAAAAGAcaaagagaagagaagagagaggaaaTAAAAGTAGATTATTaagagagaaagaagaaggtaagagtagaagtaAGCGTAAAAGTAAGatcgaacaccaacttttcgagatgacaaaaaggtcctggattacccttttttcatctcaaatctattgaaatgccttcctagaatcagtttccaacgTCTGTTTCTGAgtgcaggcgttgtggcgggcgcgctggccgctgcaactttgacagagttgtgacctggccttagttgagagaaatctctgcaagtggtccgtgcgccaactgattttagatgttcgatcgaaggcaccctctacgaaaccgacagagcaacggctcttccttaggtatatagctctattgctgcaaagtaataggcctatatatctagatgctacctatacccgaacgccctaaaccaactcgatataccgaccccatataccgaaccgctccagcacctgctgtcaccagcacacgcacgagcaaaacaccgaccaggcactagatgtatagatctattatctctcttgtagatccctatatacagacgcctacaccaaataccctctccaccgaacgccctaaaccgacccgatataccgaccccatataccgaaccgctctagcacctgctttcactagcacacgcacgagcaaaacaccgaccaggcaatagctgtatagatctattctctctcttgtagatccctatatacagacgcctacaccaaataccctctccaccgaacgccctaaaccgactcgatataccgaccccatataccgaaccgctctagcacctgctttcactagcacacgcacgagcaaaacatcgaccaggcaatagctgtatagatctattctctctcttgtagatccctatatacagacgcctacaccaaaaacgccctctccaccgaacgccctaaaccgactcgatataccgaccccatataccgaaccgctctagcacctgctttcactagcacacgcacgagcaaaacatcgactaggcaatagctgtataggtctattattgttaggttataatagatccctgtatacagacgcctacaccaaaacgcccaaaacatcgactaggtaatagctgtatagatctattctgtcttgtagatccctatatacagacgcctacaccaaataccctctctaccgaacgccctaaaccgactcgatataccgaccccatataccgaaccgctccagcacctgctttcactagcacacgcacgagcaaaacatcgaccaggcaatagctgtatagatctattctctctcttgtagatccctatatacagacgcctacacaaaacaacagacagacactgtataaaactacaaacaatatttcttttcgcaaagagctcgctgttacatctctttctgttcaccacactgctctttagcacccgcgccaatggaagactagctcggaaattggactacgcaactatcctccaaattgtacaagacctatagaaactccatattgaacaacatacatagaacggcttagccaaagtcctacatagtcaccgactgatacaggactctaatggaaatataataataataataataataagCGTAAAAGTAAGAGAAAGAGTAGGAGTAAAGGTAGTAACAATAGTATCAGTAAGTGTAAGAGTAAAGCGAATAGTAAGAATAAGAGTAACGGTGATAAGGAGAGAGAAATAGAAGAGAAAAATAAAAAAAATAAGAAAGACATTATAAAGGGgtaagaaaagaagaagaaaataaAGAGAAAGGGAGAAATGTaaaaagtagaaagaagagaaaagagaaTTAGAAAGTAGAAAGTAAGTATAGAAAAGTAGAGAGACGAGAGTAAGgagaaggagtagaagtgcAGTATGTATAAAGAATAAATTAAGGAGAAGATAGTAGAGAAAAAGAATAGAGGACAGAAAGAtaaaagagaagagaaagAGATCAAAAGGGTAGAGTAGAAGTAAGGTTAAAGAAATTAAAAGAGATAAGAAAAGAGAGTAAAAAGAACAAGAGAAAGGAGAGTGAGGGAGAGAGGGAGAGTAAAAAGAATAGAagtgttaagaatatgttaggttcagtccaggtcggcgaggtgaggttcgtggagtaagcccgagcagaaggaccgacgcggaatgatgatctgtcatgtacgtcctaagatcatcataacaacaagtagatagaacaatagctcttagtgaagttcaatccaatacagggttacctttcgtacctctactcggtcgcctatggtagtcataccaccagaggagaccttgttctaacaatattctcttatatttgtatctactactctcgcttTTGTATTATTACTACCGCAACGGCCGGCTTCTTGAAACTTaacctcttttcctctgccTTACCCTCTCCCTTCGCCCTTCCGCCTACTCTTAATCCTCTCTTTCTTATTTTCTATTAAACTCTCTTGTATTTCTTCCTCCCTAAAATTCCTCCACATACAATCTACTATCTCCTTAATTATTCTTTACCTAACGGGCGGGTAATTCTTATCTACCCTTACTTAATCTCCCTACTCTTGTTCTTTTACTACAATCCCTAACCCTCTTTACTCTCCCTAACCCTCTCCCTTACCCTTACCCTTACACTCTCCCTCACACTCACACTTTCCCTCACACTCACtgtcatggatcaaacccgcgacctctagtaagcgaggtggcccgtgcgccttaagcgaaggccacagccgaacaccaaagttcgacccgcgcaggtcttcgaacctGCACGCAATATCTCACTTAGTACTTAATACAGATACGGTCATCTCAACTATTGACGTCCCTCACACTATATTGCGTCTACCATACGGTACCTAGGACACGCGCGGAAAGTGACCGCACCGAAGAACTCAGCGCGCAATCAGTATTGCTCGTGACAGCAACCCCGCAACCCCGCGGCTGAGACGGCGACAACTCGTCCCCCATCTTCGGTCACAGACCCGCATCAGGATAGCTCGCGCGCCGCCAACTGGGACTTTGAGGCTCTGTTATACGACTGCGGAGTGGAACTCAATTGTCATTGGCCCTTGTACGCGCGCGATACAAGCTATTGTGCTGACAGCGGAAGGCGTGTTGTGCTAGAAGCCCATCATCGAAGGACGTTGCCAGTACCGCGTCGCGATTGAGAGTATCGCGATTGCACTGGAACGATTGCGACGGTATCGCATCACCTTGGTGACTGGTAGACGGTTTGGCTCACCGCTTTACTTCGAGCAAGGAGTCAGGAGTGTGACAGCAAATAATCAGCTGTGCTCCCCGCCCACATTTGACGCACTCTCTCACAATCATAACCACTCTCTTTCTCCACCTACATTAACCACACCCAACACCTTAAATGTTTAGAACTATCAACGCCATTAGCGACAACGTCTCTACCGGCGGCCGCCACCCCCGCCGATCTAGCGACATGCAGCCTCCTCCACAGCCCAGCGTGACTGACTTCCCTATTGGCCGCAAGAAGCGCAAAGACAAAGCGCCCGCGACCCCCCGCAGCCAAGACTCCAGCCGCGAGCGACCTAAGGATACTGCATCCGACACCCAACAAACTATTAGCCAAGGCCCCGCTCCTAAGCATGAGCCTGTTCGTCGATCCGAACCAGGCCGTCGAAGCACCTTCGGCTACCCCGCACTTCCAGTTACAGAAGGAGACAGCCAAGAGCCCACAATGGTACCACACGACCCTGCCGACATCTACGATGTTATAGTTGGCAGTTGTCGACTCCAATCCCTCAGAAACAAGAACGTCTTGTCTGCCAAGATTACTCACTCTGAGTTCACGTTCATCACTATTGTACAAAACGAGACTGAGGATGAATTTGAGCTGTACCTAGGCCGAGAATCTCCCCTGGAAGAATTCCAAGTCCCCGTCTGCACTGACGACGACTTATTGGAGCTAGCCACTTCAAACACCGCGTTCCTGCGCTCTCTAGCTATTGAGCTCATGAAGTTCGCCGCTGCTTGCGCTCCTATCCTGGACGCGAACATCGATGCAATAACCAAGGAAGCTCACGAAGCCGCTGTTAACCGCTTACGCCTTCGCATCACTAAGGCTGAAGCTAAGCTTAGCTGGTACGAGAAGGAAGTCTCAAAGCTGACTGAGACTATTGAGACTACTAATGCTGAGTTGGAACACACCAACCGAGAGCGTAATGAGCTTAAGCTAGAGGTCGAGCGCTTTTATCGTCCTTCATCCTCCAAGACCGCCGGTTGCACTAACCCTACTCACCAAGACTGGTATGAGGACTGGAAACACGAAGAAGCGCAGTCCATTAAGTTCCACGGCCTGTACGAGGAGTTCTTCAGGAAGCACCAGGAAGAGCGCGCCCGCGCAGACCGCTATCACCAGCAGCGCGCAGAACGCGACGCCGACTACGAAGATGTGGTCGCCCAGAACTGCGCACTTGAAGAACAACTTGTCCAAGCTACTGAGAATACCCGCAAGCTAGAGACCTCTCTAACTCAGCAACAGCGTGAGTACAATGACGTTGTTGCGCGCCTTCAGCGATATGATCATAACTTCCGCCCGTACACcttgcagcgtcgcgagGACCGCGGTCGTAACAGTCATCTATCTACTCAGCGCAACCGACGACACGAGTCACCTGAGCGCCGTACAGATCGCCGCACTGCATCACCTAACCCGTATCCTAGCCGACAAGCCACTCCTGTTGTTACTCGGCCTGCGCCTCGCCCTCGCGGCGACTCTCACTCAAGATCGCGCTCCCGCTCCCGCCGAGATCGCGCGAATCCGTTGAACCAAGATCCTCACCGATATATCCCTCCTCCATACAACGGCCAGCAATCAGTACAACAGGCAGCGTCCACAGTTGGAGGTCTAAGCCTTTCCTTTAAGCTCCCCGACATTGAAGTCTGGAAAGGCAACGATGATACCAAGAACTACGACAAGTGGCGTCGGTCAGCCATCCAGAAGTGCGAATCTCTGCCTGAAGACAAGCAATTGGCCTACTTGGAGATGAAGGTGGACGGCGCAGCATGGCAATATATTGACGATCTCAAGTTCGAACACTACTTGGACCTTCTTGAAGGACTGGACCCATACTACGCGCGCTCTACCTACGAGAAGGTCTCAGAAGCACAGTCGCAACTCGCTGATGGCTCTCTCAAGATGGGATCGTCTGAATCCTTTGCAGATTGGCGTGGGCGCTTTATGAGCGTGTGTCGCCTAGTGAAGCTTCCAGACAGCGCCATGATTGGCTACGCTCGCGCTTTCCTGCGACCTGgcctcgccgccgccgcctcaCACGCCTTTGACGATGAGCAAGAGAATGCTCTTGTCAAGTTCCTTGACGCCGCCCGCAAGTCTGATCTAACACAGAAACAGATTAATCAAGGCAAGACCGCTGCTGACAAACCTCGCACCAAGCCGCGCACGCGCTCCCCAAATGATCGTAATCCTGCACGAAAGGCTCGCTCTGGCCGAGGACAACATCGCGAAGCTACTACGACGCGCACAGAGTGGCAGAAGGACGCAATGGCTAAGGCTAAGGTCTGCTTCCGTTGTGGCGAGACTGGTCACCAGGCGCGCGATAAGAAGGGTTGCGCAATCTTAGACTGGGACCAAATCAAGCCTAAGCTTAGTAGTATGCATCTCTATGCTATGGGAGCGGACTTCGAcgccgaagacgacgacTCTAATGCTTCCACTGAAGAGGAGCCTGAGTTGGACGACATGGGCGAGCCAGTTTCGGAAAACTAGACGCTCCTGATAACAGTCGCATTCAGGAGCTAGACTGGCGCAAGGACATACAACAGAACCGCGAGACGCGAGAAAACCATAACCGTCTCAAGGTCGCTGCCGCCAGGATACTATCTCCAGAAGTCGGAGATCAGGACAACTCACAAGACGTCCAAGACCACTACATCTCTGCGATCGCCGTTAAGGGCCATCTTCGATCTACTAAACAACTACGTTACGACTCCTACACCCTCACTTCTTCTAAGGAATGGAAAAAGACAACTACTCTTATCGACACAGGCGCTAGCGCTTCCTTTGTGAACAGGCGATGGGCTAAAGCCATGGGCCTGCCCATAATGTCTACCTCTTCACCTATCCAGCTTTCTCTCGCGGATGGGAAGGTTGTTGATACATTGAATGAAGCCGTGGAAATCCAAGTCAAACACGGCAGCCACTTATCACCAGTCGTGTGCTTCGTCGCTGACGTAGGAGACTTTGATCTTATCCTTGGTATGACTTGGCTGGAAGACCACGACCCCGGTCTCACCTTCTCACCGCGGAGCATGAAGTTCTCTTCTTCACATTGTACTTCATGTTGTCTCGACCACGGTCTCCCTGAGACAGTATACGGCGACGGCAAGACTCCATCACTTTCAGAATCTCGGCAAACCACGCCCGTGGGCGAGATCTGCATTATCACCGCCAAGGCCGCCTACCTCATGGCTGCGCACAACCCAGACGAAGCCATCTGGGTCGAACCACAAGACTGGGAGAAGCTTGCTGACCCTCCAGACGACAATAACGATTGCGATTTAGACTCCTTCAAACGCAACATCGCCCGCCTCGCCGCCGTCACACAAGAGGACTACGACCACTATATGAACAAGATGGAGAGTCCACATATGACGGAAGCGGAGATCCGCAAACTGGTGCCAGACTGGTTGTACAGCAAGATGCCAGACTTGTTCAGTCCTATACAAGCAGGGAAGTTGGCACCTCATCGCGAAGGCGTTGACCATGAGATTGACACCGACGGACGCATTCACAAGCCTAAGATCTATGGGCTCACACGAACGGAGACCAGGGCCATCAAGGCCTACATCGACGACATGCTCGGACGCGGATTCATCCGACCGTCCACATCTCCGTACGCGTCACCTGTCTTAGTTGTCAAGAAACCAGGTGGCGGACTTCGCATCTGCGTTGACTACCGTCAGCTCAACgccatcaccaagaagaacCGCAACGCTCCACCCTCCATCAAGGAAACGCTGGCCCGCATGGCCAAGGTACGATGGATGACGATTGTCGACGTTGTGGCTGCATTCAACACTGTTCGGATCAAAGAAGGCGATGAAGAAAAGACAGCCTTTCTCACTCGGTATGGGCTATACGAATACGTTGTCATGCCCTTCGGCCTCTGCAATGCGCCTGGCACTTTCCAGACCTTTATCAATGAGACACTCCGCGAGTACCTTGACGATATCTGTACAGCTTACCTCGACGACGTCCTTATATACACCTgcgacgatgacgagtcAGTTCATGAAGCCGACGTCATCAAGGTCCTCTCTAAGATACGCGACGCTGGCCTCCATCTTGATCCCACGAAGTGCAAATTCAAGGTCAAGAAAGTGAAGTACCTAGGCCTCATCCTCACTACAGAGGGCATCGAAATGGATCCAAAAAAGGTCTCCACTATACTAGACTGGCAAATACCGCGCTCAGTCAAAGACGTCCAGTCTTTCCTTGGTTTCGCCAACTTCTACCGTCGCTTCATCAAAGGCTTCTCCTACATCGCAAAAGCCTTGACAGAACTCACGCGCAAGGATGGCGAAGGCAAGGACCAGAGACATCAGTTCCCgctcatcgctgatagcaAAGCTATACAAGCTTTCCATCGACTTAAGGACGCCTTTAAGACTGCAGGAGTCCTTGCACACTTCGATCCTGACCTAGAGACTTGGTTGGAAACCGATGCCTCAGATTTCGTTACTGCAGCTATCCTCTCTCAGAAGGACGCGACAGGAGTCCTCCGCCCAGTTGCTTTCCTATCGCACAAGATGAACCCTGCGGAATGCAATTATGAGATATACGACAAGGAACTCCTAGCTATTGTCAACGCCTTTGAGCAATGGCGCTTTGAGCTGTCTGGTACTGATGATCCTATTATGGTGTTGTCTGACCATCAAGCCCTTCAGACCTTTATGACCACAAAGCGCCTCAACAGACGCCAAGCCCGTTGGGCGGAATTCATGGCAGAGTTCAACTTCATTATCAAGTACAGGCCAGGCAAGCAGGGCACGAAGCCAGACGCTTTGACAAGGCGTCCTGGCGACCTACCCGAGTCACCCGACGACATCCGCCGTCGGCATCAACTCCAGGTAGTCATCAAGCCTGACCAAGTCGATCCTGAAGCGCGCGTCTGCACCATCAACATCGCCAAGGATGGAGGTTCTCGCCATGCAGTCTACCTCGCAAATCTCATCACACAGCGCACCCTTCCTGACTCTATCCCCGCAGTCGCGCAAATGCTGTATCAACTTAGCGAGGAAGACAACATCTCTGAACGGTACGCCGTCCTCGCCGCACTGCCTGGCATCGAGCCTGAGGGGGGAGAAAACGGCGTCTCCCATGACCTCACGAGCAAAAGATCGCTCTGTGCAGCCGATAACGTTACAATCTCGCCTATTACAACGCCAATCGCCGCAACTAGTGCGCCCGCGATACCAAACGAGACGCCCGCCGCAATTAATGTGCCCGCGCCACCGAACAACGAGCTGACTATTGATGCTCTGCTTGACAATATCAAGGCAGCATACAAGGATGATAAGGTGTTGCAGGCGATCGTCAAAGCCAAGAAGGACGGCCTACGACGCCTGCCGTTCAAACTCATACATGGAGAAGAGCACCTCAGGCTGGAACTTGGCGATTGCGAGATCACCGACGAACTACTCTATGTGCGCAACAAGGTCTACGTCCCCGCCGGCGCCGTTCGCACCCAAGTTATTGAACAAGCCCACAAGAGCGTCTGCGGTGGCCACAGCGGCAAACATGAGTTATACTCCAAGCTGTCGCGATGGTATTACTGGCCTAGGATGACCACGGACGTCGCGCAATATGTACGCGCGTGTCTGACTTGCAAGAGGAGCAAAGCATACCGAGAAGGCAAGCATGGGCTGCTGCATCCGCTACCAATCCCCAGCAAATACTGGTCCAGCATCTCTATAGACTTCATCACTCACCTGCCGCCCTGCAGGCATAACGGTCAAACGTTCACTGACATCCTCGTGGTAGTCGACCGActcaccaagaagaagaagttcatCCCAATGGCTAGTATGACCACCGACGCCCTTGTGGTAGCCTTTATCGAATACATCTGGCGAGAAGAGGGCTTTCCTGAGGAGATTATCTCAGACCGTGGAGCGCAGTTTGTCTCTTACTTTTGGAAGCGACTATGCCAGCGTCTGGGTGTACGCCCGAAGTTCTCGACCGCTCACCATCCCCAGACTGACGGACAAACCGAGAACGCGAACTCCTACCTCAAGCAATACCTACGCGCCTATGTCAACTACGAGCAGGATAACTGGGCGCTTTTTCTGCCAATAGCTGAATTCGAAGCCAACtccagcaccagcagcacaACTGGCAAGTCGCCTTTCTTCGCGACTAAAGGATACAACCCACGGAGTGGCATTGAACCCCCTGCGCCAGCGCCAGGCGCTGCGACCTTGACTGCGCCTGCGCAACAAGAACGTCTCAACGCTGACGCTTTCGCGGATCGCATGAAAACGCTGCAGGACGAGCTGCGAGCTTCAATGCAATGGGCGCAAGCAAAACAAGCAGAATACGCCAATGAAGGAAGGCTACCCGCACCAGCTTTCAAAGTCGGCGACCAAGTGATGCTGGACACTCGCAACCTACGGACGAAAAGACCCTCCGCGTCATTAGACCTAAAGAACCGCGGTCCCTTTACTATCGTTCGcgccatcaacaacaccgcATACGAGCTAGATCTTCCCGCTAACATGAAGCGCATCCACAATGTCTTCCACCCATGGCTCTTACACTTGGTTGACGACAACCCACTTACTGGACAAACACAAGATCCTGAGGTCCCTGCGGAGTTCGACCCAGAAGTGGAAGACGACACTGAATACACTGTCGAAGCAATCGAAGACTGCCGCATTAATAAGAAGCTTAAGGATCCTGCCGCCCGCGGTCGCAAGGGCAAGACTACCCAAGGCCTGCTCCAATACTTGGTACGATGGGCAAACTATCCCGACGGCCCCGACAATCCTTCATGGGAACCATACATGAACCTCGCGGACTCCGCTGACACTGTGACGCGCTATCACCTTGATCACCCAAACAAGCCGCCTATGCACAGGAAGTTTAAGTCTCTCACAGGCAAACAAGATATGCTGGTTATGCGACTTCACGCTCTTAGTCGTGTCTAGCCAGTGGTGACAACAGCAGACAAGACCAACAATAAGACTGGGATAATATAGTTGTGCTTGCTATAATCGAGGGCGTCGATAAGTTGTGCTAGAAATAGGACTTATAGACGCTGTGCTCGTGGCAAGGACTAGACTGTCAAAGTTACTATTGTTAAGACAAGATGCTAAGGTCACCACGCCACGATGATGATCCATAATTACTGTGCACAGACAACGGGAATAGAATGTAGTAATGGAATGGACACTGCAAGCGACACGCTTGGTATGCAGCAGTTTTGCGATATAGGTATCTCCTTTGTATACAATTTTAGgcaaaaaaaaaaaaaaaaaaaaaaaaaaggCAGTTCGAGCGTTGGAACTTGCTCTCTTTTTTGGGGGGGTAGtgtcatggatcaaacccgcgacctctagtaagcgaggtggcccgtgcgccttaagcgaaggccacagccgaacaccaaagttcgacccgcgcaggtcttcgaacctGCACGCAATATCTCACTTAGTACTTAATACAGATACGGTCATCTCAACTATTGACGTCCCTCACACTCACACTCTCCCTCACACTCACACTCCCCCTCTccccctctccctctcccttaccctcatCCTTATCAATTCTTTATACACACTACACCTTTCCCCCTTCTTCTTACTCTCTACTTTCAACTCTCTAATCCTCTTTTTCTCCTCTTTCTACTTTTCCCCCTTGATCTTTTCTCTTTATTTTCTTCCTTTCTTTTCTCTATCTACTCTTCTCTTTCTTAaacttcctcttcttcttttaCTTCTTTCTAATCTCTTCTCCCTAACCATTTCTCTCCCTCTTCCTAACTATTTCTCTCCCTACTACTATGTCTCTCTCGCTATTCTCCCTACTACTATATTTTCTCGCTACCTACTATTTCCCTAACTACCCTGCTATCGATCTTGCTACTATTACTCTCCCTGCTATTACCCTCTCGGCAACCCTTTCTCTTCCTACTAACTCTACCTATTATCTTGCTACTCTCCCTTCCCTCGCTCTTGCCCCTGTTACTACCTACGCTTTTACTACCTATCTTATTGCTGCTCTCCCTACTATTGCTACGGTTACTGCTATCGCTATCTTTGCTATTACTACTTATATTTCTCTCGCCTTCCTCCCTGCTCCCCATATCTTTACTGCCTTCGTCTTtgtcgctgccctcgcctttgtcgctgccctcgcctttgtcgctgccctcgcctttgtcgctgccctcgcctttgtcgctgccctcgcctttgtcgctgccctcgcctttgtcgctgccctcgccttTGTCGCTATCCTCGCCGCCCTTACATTCGTGACACTCTCGCCCTTATCGCTGCCTTTACTATCATTCGCTATCTGCGCTCTTACTACCCGCCCTCTTCCTACATACACTCTCGCCGCCATCGCTAATATTACCACCTGTAAGGGTCTCACATAGgtcaggtatttgaaactgtgttgaattacaaagtaattgcagtgcagagcttgtaagaagctctgcgcggaatatatctaagtgggggtgtgcatgggccaccaaacaggtggctcgtgcgcgaacatcaaaacaacgctaaggcatctggcaggtggcctgtgcggggcaacggcccaaaaccatcacacGTCCCCCCCGAAAAGCGCTCAAAGTTCCGACTGAGGCGCAAACTTATTTGAGTACTTGCTATCTAGTAGCTGGAGCAGGGCTATAGCGAGCTGTCCGTCGTCATCGTAGTCATGAAATGTGGCGTGTGGTCCTGGTCGGCCAGGGTTGCGGCTGTGAAAGTCCTGGACTGACTCTTTACAGCTGCGCAGGTTATGGTAGGGCTGCCATGGCTCTGACTGATCGTCGCCCACCCATTCCACCTTGTATTGCAGCAATCCACGCTCACCTGTGTGAGGGTCGACGAGATTGCGTCGTATGCGAGAGTCTAGGACTTGGGAGACCACGTATTCTGTGACTCCATCGTTGCCAAGGTGGACTTCGGGGGAGCGGCATCGCCTGGACGAGGTTGTCCGGGTAAGGCGTCGTCCTCGTACGGTTGTAGGAGCCATGGGTGGAAGGCTGGGAAGATAGCTTTAAGCTGAGGAGGGAGGTCTAGTTCGTAGGCCATGTTGTCAATGACCCGAGTGATCTGGTATGGCCCTATATTCTTGTGGTCTAGTGACTTAACTGGTCTTTCGGTTTTAATGTGGCGGGCGTTCAGCATCACCC includes these proteins:
- a CDS encoding Chromo domain containing protein yields the protein MKTLQDELRASMQWAQAKQAEYANEGRLPAPAFKVGDQVMLDTRNLRTKRPSASLDLKNRGPFTIVRAINNTAYELDLPANMKRIHNVFHPWLLHLVDDNPLTGQTQDPEVPAEFDPEVEDDTEYTVEAIEDCRINKKLKDPAARGRKGKTTQGLLQYLVRWANYPDGPDNPSWEPYMNLADSADTVTRYHLDHPNKPPMHRKFKSLTGKQDMLVMRLHALSRV
- a CDS encoding PRP38-assoc domain containing protein, which encodes MFRTINAISDNVSTGGRHPRRSSDMQPPPQPSVTDFPIGRKKRKDKAPATPRSQDSSRERPKDTASDTQQTISQGPAPKHEPVRRSEPGRRSTFGYPALPVTEGDSQEPTMVPHDPADIYDVIVGSCRLQSLRNKNVLSAKITHSEFTFITIVQNETEDEFELYLGRESPLEEFQVPVCTDDDLLELATSNTAFLRSLAIELMKFAAACAPILDANIDAITKEAHEAAVNRLRLRITKAEAKLSWYEKEVSKLTETIETTNAELEHTNRERNELKLEVERFYRPSSSKTAGCTNPTHQDWYEDWKHEEAQSIKFHGLYEEFFRKHQEERARADRYHQQRAERDADYEDVVAQNCALEEQLVQATENTRKLETSLTQQQREYNDVVARLQRYDHNFRPYTLQRREDRGRNSHLSTQRNRRHESPERRTDRRTASPNPYPSRQATPVVTRPAPRPRGDSHSRSRSRSRRDRANPLNQDPHRYIPPPYNGQQSVQQAASTVGGLSLSFKLPDIEVWKGNDDTKNYDKWRRSAIQKCESLPEDKQLAYLEMKVDGAAWQYIDDLKFEHYLDLLEGLDPYYARSTYEKVSEAQSQLADGSLKMGSSESFADWRGRFMSVCRLVKLPDSAMIGYARAFLRPGLAAAASHAFDDEQENALVKFLDAARKSDLTQKQINQGKTAADKPRTKPRTRSPNDRNPARKARSGRGQHREATTTRTEWQKDAMAKAKVCFRCGETGHQARDKKGCAILDWDQIKPKLSSMHLYAMGADFDAEDDDSNASTEEEPDRIQELDWRKDIQQNRETRENHNRLKVAAARILSPEVGDQDNSQDVQDHYISAIAVKGHLRSTKQLRYDSYTLTSSKEWKKTTTLIDTGASASFVNRRWAKAMGLPIMSTSSPIQLSLADGKVVDTLNEAVEIQVKHGSHLSPVVCFVADVGDFDLILGMTWLEDHDPGLTFSPRSMKFSSSHCTSCCLDHGLPETVYGDGKTPSLSESRQTTPVGEICIITAKAAYLMAAHNPDEAIWVEPQDWEKLADPPDDNNDCDLDSFKRNIARLAAVTQEDYDHYMNKMESPHMTEAEIRKLVPDWLYSKMPDLFSPIQAGKLAPHREGVDHEIDTDGRIHKPKIYGLTRTETRAIKAYIDDMLGRGFIRPSTSPYASPVLVVKKPGGGLRICVDYRQLNAITKKNRNAPPSIKETLARMAKVRWMTIVDVVAAFNTVRIKEGDEEKTAFLTRYGLYEYVVMPFGLCNAPGTFQTFINETLREYLDDICTAYLDDVLIYTCDDDESVHEADVIKVLSKIRDAGLHLDPTKCKFKVKKVKYLGLILTTEGIEMDPKKVSTILDWQIPRSVKDVQSFLGFANFYRRFIKGFSYIAKALTELTRKDGEGKDQRHQFPLIADSKAIQAFHRLKDAFKTAGVLAHFDPDLETWLETDASDFVTAAILSQKDATGVLRPVAFLSHKMNPAECNYEIYDKELLAIVNAFEQWRFELSGTDDPIMVLSDHQALQTFMTTKRLNRRQARWAEFMAEFNFIIKYRPGKQGTKPDALTRRPGDLPESPDDIRRRHQLQVVIKPDQVDPEARVCTINIAKDGGSRHAVYLANLITQRTLPDSIPAVAQMLYQLSEEDNISERYAVLAALPGIEPEGGENGVSHDLTSKRSLCAADNVTISPITTPIAATSAPAIPNETPAAINVPAPPNNELTIDALLDNIKAAYKDDKVLQAIVKAKKDGLRRLPFKLIHGEEHLRLELGDCEITDELLYVRNKVYVPAGAVRTQVIEQAHKSVCGGHSGKHELYSKLSRWYYWPRMTTDVAQYVRACLTCKRSKAYREGKHGLLHPLPIPSKYWSSISIDFITHLPPCRHNGQTFTDILVVVDRLTKKKKFIPMASMTTDALVVAFIEYIWREEGFPEEIISDRGAQFVSYFWKRLCQRLGVRPKFSTAHHPQTDGQTENANSYLKQYLRAYHQQHNWQVAFLRD